Proteins encoded within one genomic window of Bradyrhizobium sp. AZCC 1719:
- a CDS encoding (2Fe-2S)-binding protein — protein sequence MALAIKVNGTMQSVDVDDDAPLLWVLRDALGLTGTKFGCGVAQCGACTVFVDGKPMRSCTLPISALGTREVTTIEGVSGREAEAVQQAWIARDVPQCGYCQSGQVMSAVALLKQVKKPSDRDIDLAMNGNVCRCATYVRIRAAIHDAARALEG from the coding sequence CGGTACCATGCAGAGCGTCGATGTCGATGATGACGCGCCGCTCCTCTGGGTCCTGCGTGATGCGCTCGGCCTGACCGGCACGAAATTCGGCTGCGGTGTCGCACAATGCGGCGCGTGCACCGTGTTCGTGGATGGCAAGCCAATGCGCTCCTGTACCCTGCCGATCTCAGCGCTCGGCACCCGCGAGGTGACCACCATCGAGGGCGTCTCCGGGCGGGAAGCGGAGGCGGTACAGCAGGCCTGGATCGCGCGCGACGTGCCGCAATGCGGCTACTGCCAGTCAGGCCAGGTGATGAGCGCCGTCGCGCTCCTCAAGCAGGTCAAGAAACCGAGCGACCGCGACATCGATCTTGCGATGAACGGCAACGTCTGCCGCTGCGCCACCTACGTCCGCATCCGCGCCGCGATCCACGACGCCGCCCGCGCGCTGGAGGGCTGA